Proteins encoded in a region of the Raphanus sativus cultivar WK10039 chromosome 8, ASM80110v3, whole genome shotgun sequence genome:
- the LOC108822300 gene encoding probable protein phosphatase 2C 9 → MGKFCCFTSPSEVVGGQSSSRSGKGRSDEGLIKYGFSLVKGKANHPMEDYHVANFINSQGHELGLFAIYDGHMGDTVPAYLQKHLFSNILKEGEFWVDPRRSIAKAYEKTDQAILSNSSDLGRGGSTAVTAILINGRKLWVANVGDSRAVLSRGGLVMQMSTDHEPRAERSSIEDRGGFVSNLPGDVPRVNGQLAVSRAFGDKGLKTHLSSEPDIRDVTVDSQTDVLVLASDGIWKVMTNEEAMEIAKRVKDPQKAAKELTAEALRRESKDDISCVVVRFR, encoded by the exons ATGGGAAAATTTTGCTGCTTCACTTCCCCTTCCGAG gtTGTGGGAGGACAATCATCATCACGATCTGGTAAAGGAAGAAGCGATGAAGGGCTGATCAAGTACGGTTTCAGTCTAGTGAAAGGCAAAGCTAACCACCCCATGGAGGATTATCACGTCGCTAACTTCATCAACAGCCAAGGCCACGAGCTAGGCCTTTTCGCTATCTACGACGGTCACATGGGTGATACTGTCCCTGCTTACTTGCAGAAGCACCTCTTCTCCAACATCCTCAAGGAG GGAGAGTTCTGGGTGGATCCACGAAGGTCTATAGCAAAGGCCTACGAGAAGACGGACCAGGCCATTCTATCTAATAGTTCCGACTTGGGACGTGGCGGGTCTACGGCTGTGACGGCTATATTGATCAACGGGAGGAAGCTGTGGGTAGCTAACGTTGGGGATTCGCGAGCGGTTCTTTCGAGAGGAGGTTTGGTAATGCAGATGAGTACGGATCATGAGCCTCGTGCCGAACGGTCGAGTATTGAGGATAGAGGTGGATTTGTATCCAATCTACCAG gtGATGTTCCTCGGGTGAATGGTCAGTTAGCTGTGTCTCGTGCCTTTGGAGATAAGGGTCTTAAGACGCATCTGAGTTCAGAGCCTGATATTAGAGATGTTACTGTAGATAGCCAGACTGATGTTCTTGTCTTGGCCAGTGATGGGATTTGGAAG GTGATGACAAATGAGGAGGCGATGGAGATAGCTAAAAGGGTGAAAGATCCACAGAAGGCGGCTAAGGAGTTAACAGCTGAAGCATTGAGAAGAGAGAGTAAAGACGACATATCTTGTGTCGTGGTCCGTTTCAGATGA
- the LOC130494352 gene encoding 14-3-3-like protein GF14 epsilon, which translates to MENDREKQIYLAKLSEQTERYDEMVEAMKKVAQLDVELTVEERNLVSVGYKNVIGAKRASWRILSSIEQKEESKGNEENVKRIKNYRKSVEDELAKVCNDILSVIDKHLIPSSKAVESTVFFYKMKGDYYRYLAEFSSGDERKEAADQSLEAYKAAVAAAETGLAPTHPVRLGLALNFSVFYYEILNSPESACQLAKQAFDDGIAELDSLNEESYKDSTLIMQLLRDNLTLWTSDLPEEGDEPSKGDEPQQEK; encoded by the exons ATGGAGAACGAcagagaaaaacaaatatacttAGCGAAGCTCTCCGAGCAAACCGAACGATACGATG AGATGGTTGAAGCGATGAAGAAAGTTGCTCAGCTTGACGTGGAGCTCACGGTGGAGGAGAGGAATCTCGTGTCTGTTGGGTACAAGAACGTGATCGGCGCAAAGAGAGCTTCTTGGAGAATACTATCTTCCATCGAGCAGAAGGAAGAGTCCAAGGGGAACGAGGAGAATGTCAAGAGGATCAAGAACTATCGCAAGAGTGTTGAAGATGAGCTTGCTAAAGTTTGTAATGACATCTTGTCTGTCATCGATAAGCATCTCATCCCTTCGTCTAAAGCTGTCGAATCTACAGTGTTTTTCTACAAAAT GAAAGGAGATTATTATCGGTATCTGGCAGAGTTTAGTTCTGGTGATGAACGCAAGGAAGCTGCAGATCAGTCTCTTGAGGCATATAAG GCTGCTGTTGCTGCGGCAGAGACTGGTTTAGCACCCACACATCCAGTTAGACTTGGCCTGGCATTGAACTTTTCAGTTTTCTACTATGAGATCTTGAACTCTCCTGAAAG TGCATGTCAATTGGCTAAGCAAGCATTTGATGATGGAATCGCTGAGCTTGATAGTCTAAACGAGGAATCATACAAGGACAGCACTCTTATCATGCAGCTACTTAGAGACAATCTCACTTTGTGGACTTCTGACCTCCCAGAGGAAGGAG ACGAACCATCCAAAGGTGATGAGCCTCAACAAGAG AAATGA
- the LOC130498348 gene encoding UDP-glycosyltransferase 85A5-like has translation MASHAVSSGQKPHVVCVPFPAQGHINPMLKAAKLLHAKGFHVTFVNNVYNHNRLLRSRGPNELEGVPSFRFESIPDGLQETDGDTMQDVPSLCDSTMKNCLAPFKELLQRINARDDVPPVTCIVSDGLMTFTLDAAEEIGVPNVIFWTTSACGFLAYLYFESIVQKGLSPIKDENCLDTEIDWIPTMKNLRLKDIPSFIRATTRDDILLNFFLREVDRVKRASAIILNTYDDLERDTIQAIQSITPPVYSIGPLHLLVDRDIDNDSEIGRMGSNLWREDTTCVDWLDTKPRNSVVYVNFGSITVMSAKQLVEFAWGLAATGKDFLWVIRPDLVAGELAVVPTEFLTETADRRMIVSWCPQERVLSHPAVGGFLTHSGWNSTLESLCRGVPMVCWPFFAEQQTNCKFCRDEWEVGMEIGGDVRREEVDAVVRELMDGEKGKKMREKAEKWRCLAEGATEPKRGSSELNFQMFVDKVLLGRG, from the exons atggcATCTCATGCAGTTTCTAGCGGACAAAAACCACACGTAGTTTGCGTGCCTTTCCCAGCTCAAGGCCACATCAACCCGATGCTGAAAGCGGCTAAACTCCTCCACGCCAAAGGCTTCCACGTCACCTTCGTAAACAACGTATACAACCACAACCGCCTCCTCCGGTCACGTGGGCCCAACGAGCTCGAAGGTGTTCCTTCGTTCCGGTTCGAGTCTATCCCTGACGGTCTACAGGAGACCGATGGGGATACGATGCAGGATGTCCCTTCTCTTTGCGACTCCACCATGAAGAACTGTCTAGCTCCGTTCAAGGAACTTCTTCAGCGGATCAACGCTCGTGATGATGTTCCTCCGGTGACATGTATTGTATCAGACGGTTTGATGACTTTCACTCTTGACGCTGCGGAGGAGATCGGTGTCCCTAATGTTATTTTCTGGACCACAAGTGCTTGTGGCTTCTTGGCTTATCTATACTTCGAAAGTATCGTCCAAAAGGGGTTATCTCCAATAAAAG atgaGAATTGTTTAGACACAGAAATAGATTGGATCCCAACGATGAAAAATCTAAGACTAAAGGACATCCCAAGCTTCATCCGTGCGACTACTCGTGACGACATACTGCTTAATTTTTTTCTACGTGAGGTTGACCGAGTCAAACGTGCTTCTGCTATCATTCTCAACACATACGATGATCTCGAGCGTGACACCATACAAGCTATACAATCTATCACACCTCCGGTGTACTCTATTGGACCGCTCCATCTACTAGTGGACCGGGATATCGATAACGATAGCGAGATCGGACGCATGGGGTCGAATCTTTGGAGAGAAGATACAACGTGTGTGGACTGGCTCGATACCAAGCCTCGAAACAGCGTTGTTTACGTTAACTTTGGCAGCATAACCGTGATGAGCGCGAAACAGCTCGTGGAGTTCGCTTGGGGCTTAGCAGCAACAGGGAAAGATTTCTTGTGGGTGATCAGACCGGACTTAGTTGCTGGCGAACTAGCTGTTGTTCCGACAGAGTTTTTGACGGAGACGGCGGACAGGAGGATGATAGTGAGTTGGTGTCCTCAGGAGAGAGTTCTGTCTCATCCGGCGGTAGGAGGGTTCTTAACGCATAGCGGATGGAACTCGACTCTGGAGAGTCTATGCCGTGGAGTTCCGATGGTGTGTTGGCCGTTCTTTGCGGAGCAACAAACGAACTGTAAGTTTTGTCGTGACGAGTGGGAGGTGGGGATGGAGATCGGTGGAGATGTGAGGAGGGAGGAGGTTGACGCGGTGGTTAGAGAGCTGATGGATGGagagaaaggaaagaaaatgaGGGAGAAGGCGGAAAAGTGGCGGTGCTTGGCGGAGGGAGCAACTGAGCCTAAGCGTGGTTCGTCGGAGTTAAATTTTCAGATGTTTGTTGACAAGGTTCTCTTAGGGCGTGGCTAG
- the LOC108819096 gene encoding phospho-2-dehydro-3-deoxyheptonate aldolase 1, chloroplastic, translating into MALMNGSMNLSSIKTSIYTNRQSSFSSAVPRTTSLRISAVQTDPKPPASSAVTTSPSKSVGVNVSKSKWAPESWKKKKALQQPEYPDLAELEAVLDTIESFPPIVFAGEARLLEERLGQAAMGEAFLLQGGDCAESFKEFNANNIRDTFRILLQMGAVLMFGGQVPVVKVGRMAGQFAKPRSDSFEERNGVKLPSYRGDNINGDAFDSKSRIPDPQRMIRAYCQSAATLNLLRAFATGGYAAMQRVTQWNLDFTERSEQGDRYRELAHRVDEALGFMHAAGLTLDHPIMQTTEFWTSHECLLLPYEQSLTRLDSTSGLYYDCSAHMIWVGERTRQLDGAHVEFLRGVANPLGIKVSDKMDPTELVKLIEILNADNKPGRITIITRMGAENMRVKLPNLIRAVRRAGQIVTWVSDPMHGNTIKAPCGLKTRPFDSILAEVKAFFDVHEQEGSHPGGVHLEMTGQNVTECIGGSRTVTFDDLSSRYHTHCDPRLNASQSLELSFIIAERLRKRRIKSQQAFSV; encoded by the exons ATGGCGCTCATgaatggaagcatgaacctATCATCAATCAAGACGTCAATATACACCAACCGTCAGTCAAGCTTCTCCTCCGCCGTACCAAGAACCACATCCCTCCGTATCTCCGCCGTGCAAACCGACCCAAAACCACCAGCTTCCTCGGCGGTAACGACGTCACCGTCGAAGTCCGTTGGAGTTAACGTGAGTAAATCTAAATGGGCACCCGAGagctggaagaagaagaaggctttgCAGCAGCCGGAGTATCCTGACTTAGCTGAGCTAGAAGCCGTGCTCGACACGATCGAATCTTTCCCTCCGATCGTTTTCGCCGGAGAAGCTAGACTTCTTGAAGAGCGTTTAGGCCAAGCAGCAATGGGTGAAGCGTTTTTGCTACAAGGAGGAGATTGTGCAGAGAGTTTCAAAGAGTTCAACGCTAACAACATTCGTGATACGTTTAGGATTCTTCTCCAGATGGGTGCTGTTTTGATGTTCGGTGGCCAAGTCCCCGTCGTCAAGGTTGGAAGAATGGCGGGTCAGTTTGCGAAGCCGAGGTCTGACTCGTTTGAGGAGAGGAACGGTGTGAAGTTACCGAGTTATAGAGGAGATAACATCAACGGAGATGCGTTTGATTCCAAGTCTAGGATTCCTGATCCACAGAGGATGATCAGAGCTTATTGTCAATCTGCAGCTACTTTGAATCTCTTGAGAGCTTTTGCTACTGGTGGTTATGCTGCTATGCAGAGAGTTACTCAGTGGAATCTTGATTTCACAGAACGTAGTGAGCAAGGAGACAG GTACCGTGAACTAGCTCACCGTGTTGATGAAGCGCTTGGTTTCATGCACGCGGCTGGACTCACCCTTGATCATCCCATCATGCAAACAACCGAGTTCTGGACTTCTCATGAGTGTTTGCTCTTGCCTTATGAACAATCACTAACAAGGCTGGACTCAACTTCTGGTCTCTACTATGATTGTTCTGCTCATATGATTTGGGTCGGTGAGCGAACCAGACAGCTTGATGGAGCTCACGTCGAGTTCTTAAGAGGTGTTGCTAATCCTCTTGGAATTAAG GTGAGTGATAAGATGGACCCAACGGAGCTTGTGAAGCTGATTGAGATCTTGAATGCTGATAATAAGCCTGGAAGGATCACGATTATCACAAGAATGGGAGCAGAGAATATGAGAGTGAAACTTCCTAATTTGATCAGAGCTGTGAGACGAGCTGGACAGATTGTGACTTGGGTTAGTGATCCTATGCACGGAAACACCATCAAGGCTCCTTGTGGTCTCAAGACTCGTCCATTTGACTCCATCTTG gCAGAAGTGAAAGCATTCTTCGACGTGCATGAGCAAGAAGGGAGCCACCCGGGAGGTGTTCACTTAGAGATGACTGGTCAGAACGTGACCGAGTGCATCGGCGGTTCACGCACAGTCACGTTCGATGACTTGAGCTCGCGATACCACACGCATTGTGACCCGCGCCTTAACGCTTCACAGTCTCTTGAGCTCTCCTTCATCATCGCTGAACGCCTTAGAAAGAGACGCATCAAGTCCCAACAGGCTTTTTCCGTGTAA
- the LOC108823065 gene encoding 14-3-3-like protein GF14 omega, translating to MAVSSRDEYVYMAKLSEQAERYEEMVEFMEKLSAAADGTELTVEERNLLSVAYKNVIGARRASWRIISSIEQKEESRGNEDRVKTIRDYKAKIETELAGICDGILKLLDSTLVPSAASEDSKVFYLKMKGDYYRYLAEFKIGKERDDAADNTLSAYESAQDNAKGLAPTHPIRLGLALNFSVFYYEILNSPDRACNLAKTAFDAAIAELDTLGEESYKDSTLIMQLLRDNLTLWTSDMQDETADEIKEAAKPSEEQK from the exons ATGGCCGTTTCATCGCGCGACGAGTACGTATACATGGCGAAGCTCTCGGAGCAGGCCGAGAGGTACGAGGAGATGGTCGAGTTCATGGAGAAACTCTCCGCCGCCGCGGACGGCACCGAGCTCACCGTGGAGGAGCGCAACCTCCTCTCCGTCGCGTACAAGAACGTGATCGGCGCTCGGCGCGCCTCGTGGCGGATCATCTCCTCGATCGAGCAGAAGGAGGAGAGCCGCGGCAACGAGGACCGCGTCAAGACGATCCGCGACTACAAGGCGAAGATCGAGACGGAGCTCGCGGGGATCTGCGACGGGATCCTGAAGCTGCTCGACTCCACGCTCGTCCCTTCCGCCGCCTCCGAGGACTCCAAGGTGTTCTACCTCAAGATGAAAGGTGATTACTATAGGTACTTGGCTGAGTTCAAGATCGGTAAGGAGAGGGATGATGCGGCTGATAACACCTTATCGGCTTACGAATCTGCTCAG GACAATGCGAAGGGGCTTGCTCCAACTCACCCGATCCGTCTTGGCTTGGCGTTGAACTTCTCTGTGTTCTATTACGAGATCCTCAATTCTCCTGATCGTGCTTGCAACCTCGCCAAAACG GCTTTTGATGCTGCGATTGCTGAGTTAGACACACTAGGTGAAGAGTCGTACAAGGATAGCACTTTGATCATGCAGCTTCTCCGTGACAACCTCACTCTCTGGACATCCGACATGCAG GATGAAACTGCAGATGAGATAAAGGAAGCAGCAAAGCCATCAGAAGAGCAGAAATGA
- the LOC108821538 gene encoding cytochrome c oxidase subunit 6b-3-like, with protein MAEAVSAKTPSLSEQYHLENEVKQVKEDPSDKNTSEETPDEITLKTAPADFRFPTTNQTRHCFTRYIEYHRCVAAKGDDAPECDKFAKFYRSLCPSEWVDRWNEQRENGTFPGPL; from the exons ATGGCGGAAGCTGTATCTGCTAAAACTCCGTCTCTCTCTGAG CAATATCATTTGGAGAATGAAGTGAAGCAAGTTAAAGAGGATCCTAGTGACAAAAACACTAGTGAGGAGACTCCTGATGAGATCACG CTTAAGACAGCTCCTGCTGATTTCCGTTTCCCGACCACAAACCAAACGAGGCATTGTTTCACACGTTACATTGAGTATCACAg ATGTGTAGCTGCTAAGGGTGACGATGCTCCAGAATGCGATAAGTTTGCAAAATTTTATCGATCTCTTTGCCCCAGCGAatgg GTTGATAGGTGGAACGAGCAAAGAGAGAATGGAACTTTCCCTGGTCCTCTTTAA
- the LOC108819737 gene encoding alcohol dehydrogenase-like 5 produces MEKTFSISIHEGKPIRCKAALCRKAGEALVIEEIQVDPPQAYEVRIKILCTSLCHTDVAFWKLDSGPLARFPRILGHEAVGVVESIGELVDGFNQGDVVVPVFHPHCEECRDCKSPKSNWCSRFCDDFVSNTRRYGMASRFKDSSGEDIYHFFFVSSFSEYTVVDIAHLVKISPEIPVDKAALLSCCVSTGVGAAWKVANVEEGSTVAIFGLGAVGLAVAEGARLRGAAKIIGVDLNPDKFEIGKRFGITDFVNPALSEEKKISQVIKEMTEGGVDYSFECIGLTSLMEEAFNSTRTGSGKTVILGMEKQMLPISLGSHDLLRGRTVCGTLFGGLKPKLDIPVLVDSYLKRELNLDGFITHELSFEEINKALDLLVKGETIRCVLWMDK; encoded by the exons ATGGAAAAGACATTTTCAATCTCCATCCACGAAGGAAAACCGATAAGATGCAAAGCGGCATTATGTAGAAAAGCAGGAGAAGCTTTGGTCATAGAGGAGATCCAAGTTGATCCACCTCAAGCTTACGAAGTTCGAATTAAGATCTTATGCACTTCTCTTTGTCATACTGATGTTGCTTTCTGGAAACTAGACTCG GGACCTCTTGCAAGGTTTCCTAGGATTCTAGGACACGAAGCAGTCGG TGTTGTGGAGAGCATTGGAGAGCTTGTGGATGGATTCAATCAAGGAGATGTTGTTGTACCAGTGTTTCACCCTCATTGTGAGGAATGTAGAGACTGCAAATCCCCAAAGAGCAACTGGTGCTCCAGGTTTTGCGATGATTTTGTGTCAAACACGAGGCGATATGGAATGGCTTCCAGGTTTAAAGATTCCTCGGGAGAAGATATTTACCATTTTTTCTTCGTCTCGAGTTTTTCTGAATACACTGTAGTTGACATCGCACATCTCGTCAAAATCTCCCCTGAGATCCCCGTTGATAAAGCCGCCTTGCTCAGCTGCTGCGTCTCCACTG GAGTTGGAGCTGCATGGAAGGTGGCTAACGTGGAGGAAGGTTCCACCGTCGCTATCTTTGGCCTTGGGGCTGTTGGACTTGCG GTTGCAGAAGGGGCCAGGCTACGTGGAGCTGCCAAGATCATCGGTGTAGATCTCAATCCGGACAAATTTGAAATAG GTAAACGATTTGGTATCACGGACTTCGTCAACCCTGCTTtatctgaagaaaaaaaaattagccaA GTTATTAAAGAAATGACCGAAGGAGGAGTTGACTATAGTTTTGAATGCATTGGTTTAACTTCCTTGATGGAAGAGGCTTTCAATAGCACACGCACG GGATCGGGTAAAACGGTAATTTTGGGGATGGAAAAACAGATGTTGCCAATAAGCTTGGGTAGTCATGATCTTCTCAGAGGCAGAACTGTATGCGGAACTTTATTTGGTGGTCTGAAACCTAAACTTGATATTCCAGTTCTGGTGGATAGTTATCTGAAAAGG GAACTTAATCTGGACGGTTTTATTACACACGAGTTAAGCTTTGAGGAAATTAACAAGGCTCTGGACTTATTGGTGAAGGGAGAGACTATCCGTTGTGTCCTATGGATGGATAAGTAA